A single genomic interval of Colius striatus isolate bColStr4 chromosome 9, bColStr4.1.hap1, whole genome shotgun sequence harbors:
- the LOC133626108 gene encoding protocadherin gamma-A6-like: MCWVGRRWGRRERALLWCVLLAAWEAARGQLRYSVPEEMPKGSFVGDVAKDLGLELPALSDRGVRIIDRGRTQYFSLHGKTGHLVTAERIDREQLCESMQRCVLRCEVIVEKDMQVYDIEVEITDINDNAPSFKEIEVEERISEMTAPGSRFPLNEAHDPDSGRNSLQNYELSGDEHFSLAVKAGPGGDQHPELVLAKELDREEATFHDLILKAIDGGEPSRTGTAQIRVMVLDVNDNAPMFSQSEYMVHVPEDVPVGSTIVTVTAADADDGLNGNVKYSLKKITEKASQIFNLDSASGVITLLQRLNFEERESFELEVQARDGGGLFDTAKVAIAVTDVNDNAPELTVTSQLRAISEDAPRGTVVALLHVQDRDSGANGAVRCSLNEGVPFSLESLQGSYYRVVTSRELDREEVPEYNVTVRAADGGSPALRSSAVLALRVLDVNDNAPVFEQARYSGRVSENNAAGALVLTVRAADADWGQNARVRYRLREGRVRGSPLSSYVSVQAETGALYALRSFDYEEVRELELWVVAEDGGAPALSSNASVRLSIVDENDNAPQVLYPPAAGAGAGWSGVELAPRSAEPGALVAKVVAVDADAGQNAWLSYELAKATEPGLFRVGLHSGEVRTTRFPLARDAARQSLVVLVKDHGRPALSATATLTVVLAESVAELLTELGSAAASAPAEPAASLTRWLVLAVAAVSCLFVAFLLLLLALRLRRWHRSRLLAADGGALRGVPASHFVGIDGVRAFLHSYSHEVSLTADSRKSQLRFSAGSCCDTLPARPAPDEPAPLLGEDPAVAAPPSAVPEHRRRARTPPRGHRSAAVSSRRLRVPLLADAERRWSRSRRSRSRHRVLSPPAARSPGAGHSSNLGTTGERRQG, encoded by the coding sequence ATGTGTTGGGTGGGGAGGCGCTGGGGCCGGCGGGAGCGAGCCCTGCTGTGGTGCGTGCTGCTGGCGGCGTGGGAGGCGGCGCGGGGGCAGCTGCGCTACTCGGTTCCCGAGGAGATGCCGAAGGGCTCGTTCGTGGGCGACGTGGCCaaggacctggggctggagctgccggCGCTGAGCGACCGCGGCGTGCGCATCATCGACAGAGGCAGGACGCAGTATTTCTCCCTGCACGGGAAGACGGGACATttggtgacggcggagagaatagacagagagcagctgtgcGAGAGTATGCAGCGATGTGTGCTGCGCTGTGAGGTGATAGTCGAGAAAGATATGCAAGTTTACGACATTGAAGTGGAAATCACGGACATTAATGACAACGCACCCAGCTTCAAGGAAATTGAGGTTGAGGAGAGGATAAGTGAGATGACAGCTCCGGGGTCGCGGTTTCCCCTGAATGAGGCTCACGATCCAGACTCGGGGCGGAATTCCCTGCAGAACTACGAGCTAAGCGGCGATGAACATTTCTCGCTGGCCGTTAAGGCGGGTCCGGGCGGCGATCAGCATCCTGAACTGGTGCTGGCGAAGGAACTGGACCGGGAGGAAGCGACGTTCCATGATCTCATATTAAAGGCGATTGATGGAGGGGAGCCGTCGCGGACGGGCACGGCGCAGATCCGCGTGATGGTGCTGGACGTGAACGACAACGCACCCATGTTCAGCCAGTCGGAGTACATGGTCCATGTGCCGGAGGACGTGCCCGTGGGGTCCACCATCGTCACCGTAACGGCCGCCGACGCTGACGACGGGCTGAACGGGAATGTGAaatactcattaaaaaaaattacagagaaaGCCTCGCAGATTTTCAATCTCGACTCTGCGTCTGGAGTCATAACGCTATTGCAGAGACTGAATTTTGAGGAACGTGAGTCTTTCGAACTGGAGGTGCAGGCACGGGACGGCGGGGGCCTTTTCGACACTGCGAAAGTGGCAATCGCAGTCACCGATGTGAATGACAACGCGCCCGAACTAACAGTGACTTCTCAATTGAGAGCGATCTCCGAGGACGCCCCTCGGGGAACAGTCGTTGCCTTGCTGCACGTGCAGGACCGGGATTCGGGAGCAAACGGTGCAGTGCGATGCTCTCTGAACGAAGGCGTCCCGTTCAGCCTAGAGAGTTTGCAGGGCAGCTACTACCGTGTCGTGACGTCGCGAGAGCTGGACCGGGAGGAGGTGCCGGAGTACAACGTGACGGTGCGGGCGGCGGACGGCGGGTCGCCGGCACTGCGGAGCAGCGCGGTGCTGGCGCTGCGGGTGCTGGACGTGAACGACAACGCGCCGGTGTTCGAGCAGGCGCGGTACAGCGGCCGCGTGTCCGAGAACAACGCGGCGGGCGCGCTGGTGCTGACGGTGCGGGCGGCGGACGCGGACTGGGGGCAGAACGCGCGCGTGCGGTACCGGCTGCGGGAGGGGCGCGTGCGGGGCTCGCCGCTGTCGTCGTACGTGTCGGTGCAGGCGGAGACGGGCGCGCTGTACGCGCTGCGGTCGTTCGACTACGAGGAGGTGCGCgagctggagctgtgggtgGTGGCGGAGGACGGCGGCGCGCCGGCGCTGAGCAGCAACGCGTCGGTGCGGCTGTCGATCGTGGACGAGAACGACAACGCGCCGCAGGTGCTGTACCcgccggcggcgggggcgggcgcgggCTGGTCGGGCGTGGAGCTGGCGCCGCGCTCGGCCGAGCCCGGCGCGCTGGTGGCCAAGGTGGTGGCGGTGGACGCGGACGCGGGGCAGAACGCGTGGCTGTCGTACGAGCTGGCCAAGGCGACGGAGCCGGGGCTGTTCCGCGTGGGGCTGCACAGCGGCGAGGTGCGCACGACGCGCTTCCCGCTGGCCCGCGACGCGGCGCGGCAGAGCCTGGTGGTGCTGGTGAAGGACCACGGGCGGCCGGCGCTGTCGGCCACGGCCACGCTGACGGTGGTGCTGGCCGAGAGCGTGGCCGAGCTGCTGACGGAGCTGGGCAGCGCGGCGGCTTCGGCGCCGGCCGAGCCGGCCGCCAGCCTGACGCGCTGGCTGGTGCTGGCCGTGGCGGCCGTGTCCTGCCTCTTCGTcgccttcctgctgctgctgctggcgctGCGCCTGCGGCGCTGGCACCGCTCGCGGCTGCTGGCTGCGGACGGCGGCGCCTTGCGCGGCGTCCCGGCCTCGCACTTCGTGGGCATCGACGGCGTCCGCGCCTTCCTGCACTCCTACTCGCACGAGGTGTCGCTCACGGCCGACTCGCGCAAGAGCCAGCTCCGCTTCTCGGCCGGCAGCTGCTGCGACACGCTCCCGGCGCGCCCGGCGCCCGACGAGCCCGCGCCGCTGCTCGGGGAGGACCCTGCTGTCGCTGCCCCG
- the LOC133626109 gene encoding LOW QUALITY PROTEIN: protocadherin gamma-A5-like (The sequence of the model RefSeq protein was modified relative to this genomic sequence to represent the inferred CDS: substituted 1 base at 1 genomic stop codon): MCWVGRRWGRRERALLWCVLLAAWEAARGQLRYSVPEEMPKGSFVGDVAKDLGLELPALRDRGIQVVSEGTTQYFSLHWKTGHLLTAERIDREQLCENVQRCVLRCEVIVEGEMKVYSIEVEITDINDNAPSFKDIEVKEKISETAAPGSRFPLTEAHDPDSGRNSLRSYELSGDEHFSLAVQAGPAGDQRPELVLAKALDREEAAFHELVLRAMDGGEPSRTGTARIHVTVLDANDNAPVFSQAEYTVRVAEDVPVGSTLVTITATDADDGLNGEVKYSIKKITEKASKIFNLDSDSGAITLLQSLDFEERKSYELEVQARDGGGLSHTAKVVITVTDVNDNVPKILVRXALSEISEDAPPGTVLALLNVQDADSGANGEVRCSIAESLPFRLEKSLEDYYRVVTVRELDREEVPEYNVTVRAADGGSPALRSSAVLALRVLDENDNAPVFEQARYSGRVSENNAAGALVLTVRAADADWGQNARVRYRLREGRVRGSPLSSYVSVQAETGALYALRSFDYEEVRELELWVVAEDGGAPALSSNASVRLSIVDENDNAPQVLYPPAAGAGAGAGWAGVELAPRSAEPGALVAKVVAVDADAGQNAWLSYELAKATEPGLFRVGLHSGEVRTARFPLARDAARQSLVVLVKDHGRPALSATATLTVVLAESVAELLAELGSAAASAPAEPAASLTRWLVLAVAAVSCLFVAFLLLLLTLRLRRWHRSRLLAADGGAFRGVPASHFVGIDGVRAFLHSYSHEVSLTADSRKSQLRFSAGSCCDTLPARPAPDEPAPLLGEDPAAPASVSSS; this comes from the coding sequence ATGTGTTGGGTGGGGAGGCGCTGGGGCCGGCGGGAGCGAGCCCTGCTGTGGTGCGTGCTGCTGGCGGCGTGGGAGGCGGCGCGGGGGCAGCTGCGCTACTCGGTTCCCGAGGAGATGCCGAAAGGCTCGTTCGTGGGCGACGTGGCCAAGGActtggggctggagctgccggCGCTCCGCGACCGCGGCATCCAAGTTGTATCCGAAGGCACGACGCAGTATTTCTCCCTGCACTGGAAGACAGGACATTTGTTGACGGCGGAGAGAATAgacagagagcagctgtgcGAGAATGTGCAGCGATGTGTGCTGCGCTGTGAGGTGATAGTGGAGGGAGAAATGAAAGTTTACAGCATCGAAGTGGAAATCACGGACATTAATGACAATGCGCCCAGCTTCAAAGACATTGaggtgaaggaaaaaataagcgAGACAGCCGCCCCAGGGTCGCGGTTTCCCCTCACCGAAGCTCACGACCCCGACTCTGGACGGAATTCCTTGCGGAGCTACGAGCTGAGCGGTGACGAGCACTTCTCGCTGGCCGTGCAGGCGGGGCCCGCCGGGGATCAGCGTCCCGAACTGGTGCTGGCGAAGGCGCTGGACCGCGAGGAAGCGGCGTTCCACGAGCTGGTGCTGAGGGCGATGGACGGCGGGGAGCCGTCGCGAACGGGCACGGCGCGGATCCACGTAACGGTGCTGGACGCGAACGACAACGCGCCCGTGTTCAGCCAGGCGGAGTACACAGTGCGTGTGGCGGAGGACGTGCCCGTGGGCTCGACTCTCGTCACCATCACGGCCACTGACGCCGACGATGGGCTGAACGGGGAAGTCAAGTATTCCATAAAGAAAATCACAGAGAAAGCTTCGAAGATTTTTAATCTGGACTCTGATTCGGGAGCGATCACGCTCTTGCAGAGCCTGGACTTCGAGGAAAGGAAGTCGTACGAACTCGAGGTGCAGGCGCGGGACGGTGGCGGACTTTCTCATACGGCGAAAGTGGTGATCACTGTTACAGACGTCAACGACAACGTTCCCAAGATTTTGGTGCGGTAGGCCCTGAGCGAGATCTCTGAAGACGCTCCGCCAGGGACGGTGCTGGCCTTGCTGAACGTGCAGGACGCGGACTCGGGGGCTAACGGAGAGGTGCGGTGCAGCATCGCCGAGAGCCTGCCCTTCCGACTGGAGAAGTCCCTTGAGGACTATTACCGTGTGGTGACGGTGCGGGAGCTGGACCGGGAGGAGGTGCCGGAGTACAACGTGACGGTGCGAGCGGCGGACGGCGGGTCGCCGGCGCTGCGGAGCAGCGCGGTGCTGGCGCTGCGGGTGCTGGACGAGAACGACAACGCGCCGGTGTTCGAGCAGGCGCGGTACAGCGGCCGCGTGTCCGAGAACAACGCGGCGGGCGCGCTGGTGCTGACGGTGCGGGCGGCGGACGCGGACTGGGGGCAGAACGCGCGCGTGCGGTACCGGCTGCGGGAGGGGCGCGTGCGGGGCTCGCCGCTGTCGTCGTACGTGTCGGTGCAGGCGGAGACGGGCGCGCTGTACGCGCTGCGGTCGTTCGACTACGAGGAGGTGCGCgagctggagctgtgggtgGTGGCGGAGGACGGCGGCGCGCCGGCGCTGAGCAGCAACGCGTCGGTGCGGCTGTCGATCGTGGACGAGAACGACAACGCGCCGCAGGTGCTGTACCcgccggcggcgggggcgggcgcgggCGCGGGCTGGGCGGGCGTGGAGCTGGCGCCGCGCTCGGCCGAGCCCGGCGCGCTGGTGGCCAAGGTGGTGGCGGTGGACGCGGACGCGGGGCAGAACGCGTGGCTGTCGTACGAGCTGGCCAAGGCGACGGAGCCGGGGCTGTTCCGCGTGGGGCTGCACAGCGGCGAGGTGCGCACGGCGCGCTTCCCGCTGGCCCGCGACGCGGCGCGGCAGAGCCTGGTGGTGCTGGTGAAGGACCACGGGCGGCCGGCGCTGTCGGCCACGGCCACGCTGACGGTGGTGCTGGCCGAGAGCGTGGCCGAGCTGCTGGCGGAGCTGGGCAGCGCGGCGGCTTCGGCGCCGGCCGAGCCGGCCGCCAGCCTGACGCGCTGGCTGGTGCTGGCCGTGGCGGCCGTGTCCTGCCTCTTCGTcgccttcctgctgctgctgctgacgcTGCGCCTGCGGCGCTGGCACCGCTCGCGGCTGCTGGCTGCGGACGGCGGCGCTTTTCGCGGCGTCCCGGCCTCGCACTTCGTGGGCATCGACGGCGTCCGCGCCTTCCTGCACTCCTACTCGCACGAGGTGTCGCTCACGGCCGACTCGCGCAAGAGCCAGCTCCGCTTCTCGGCCGGCAGCTGCTGCGACACGCTCCCGGCGCGCCCGGCGCCCGACGAGCCCGCGCCGCTGCTCGGGGAGGaccctgctgcccctgcctcGGTGAGTTCGTCCTGA